The Triticum aestivum cultivar Chinese Spring chromosome 7B, IWGSC CS RefSeq v2.1, whole genome shotgun sequence genome window below encodes:
- the LOC123156910 gene encoding 50S ribosomal protein 6, chloroplastic: MSLVTAFLAGSAAPAVAPRSARPSVGFFGVGGGCALSVECSSRPQKKGTKHHMKTRPKKTQRWDIKRRPIQYEPLPALPDDWTLVAAGEKEDAAPQDEETTPAAAVEVEVVAAPAAPAAAD; the protein is encoded by the coding sequence ATGTCGCTCGTCACAGCTTTTCTGGCGGGCTCAGCGGCGCCGGCGGTCGCGCCACGGTCCGCCCGCCCGTCGGTGGGCTTCTTTGGGGTCGGCGGAGGGTGCGCGCTGTCGGTGGAGTGCTCGTCGCGGCCGCAGAAGAAAGGGACCAAGCACCATATGAAGACGCGGCCCAAGAAGACGCAGCGGTGGGACATCAAGCGCCGCCCCATTCAGTACGAGCCGCTGCCGGCGCTTCCCGATGACTGGACGCTCGTCGCCGCCGGTGAGAAGGAAGATGCGGCGCCGCAGGACGAGGAGACCACGCCCGCTGCTGCCGTTGAGGTCGAGGTGGTCGCCGCCCCTGCCGCCCCTGCCGCCGCAGACTGA
- the LOC123156909 gene encoding solute carrier family 35 member F1, which yields MAPPPEEERGGGGCRARWLRREVLLALALGQLVSLLITSTGFSSSELARRGINAPTSQSLLNYILLALVYGGILLYRRQPLTTKWYYYLILGIIDVEANYIVVKSYQYTSLTSVMLLDCWSIPCVIVLTWIFLKTKYGFRKFFGVGVCVAGLILVVFSDVHASDRAKGPKPLKGDLLVIVGSMLYACSNVTEEYLVKKNNRIELMAMLGIFGAVISGIQISILEREELHSIKWNAGAVFPFIGFALAMFLFYSTVPTVLKICGATMLNLSLLTSDMWAVLIRIFAYHEKVDWMYFVAFACTAGGLLVYSYRSSKEADDTAQVTGASDEQSRVGDEESGIQNQVRSSFAGGNDDQVSYKELPSNGSPSKN from the exons ATGGCGCCGCCGCCcgaggaggagcggggcggcggtggctgccGCGCGAGGTGGCTTCGGCGGGAGGTGCTGCTGGCCCTCGCGCTGGGACAGCTCGTCTCGCTCCTCATCACCTCCACCGGCTTCTCCTCCTCCGAGCTCGCGCGCCGAG GTATCAATGCACCAACGTCGCAGTCCCTCTTGAACTACATCCTTCTTGCTCTTGTCTACGGTGGAATACTCCTCTACCGGAGACAGCCACTCACG ACAAAATGGTACTACTACTTGATCCTCGGCATTATTGATGTGGAGGCTAACTATATTG TTGTCAAATCTTATCAGTACACATCTTTAACGAGTGTGATGCTGCTGGATTGTTGGTCAATTCCATGTGTAATTGTTCTTACTTGGATCTTTTTGAAGACCAAATATGGATTCAGGAAGTTCTTCGGTGTTGGGGTTTGTGTGGCCGGCCTTATATTAGTAGTATTTTCAGACGTCCATGCCTCTGATCGAGCTA AAGGACCCAAACCTTTGAAGGGTGATTTACTTGTAATTGTTGGCTCCATGCTTTATGCTTGCAGTAATGTTACTGAG GAATATCTAGTCAAGAAGAACAACCGAATTGAGTTGATGGCTATGttgggaatttttggagcagtTATCAGTGGCATACAAAT AAGTATTCTTGAGCGAGAAGAACTTCATTCGATCAAATGGAATGCCGGCGCG GTGTTCCCTTTTATCGGATTCGCATTGGCAATGTTCCTGTTTTACTCGACTGTACCTACGGTGCTGAAG ATTTGTGGGGCAACCATGCTAAACCTCTCACTCCTGACCTCAGACATGTGGGCTGTCCTGATCCGCATCTTCGCCTACCATGAGAAG GTTGACTGGATGTACTTCGTTGCGTTTGCCTGCACGGCCGGGGGCCTTCTGGTCTACTCGTACAG GAGCTCCAAGGAGGCTGATGACACGGCGCAGGTCACTGGGGCCAGCGACGAGCAGAGTAGGGTAGGGGATGAGGAGTCTGGAATTCAGAACCAGGTGCGAAGTTCCTTTGCTGGCGGCAACGACGATCAGGTCTCCTACAAGGAGTTGCCATCAAATGGCAGCCCCTCCAAGAACTAG